A portion of the Tachypleus tridentatus isolate NWPU-2018 unplaced genomic scaffold, ASM421037v1 Hic_cluster_1, whole genome shotgun sequence genome contains these proteins:
- the LOC143241953 gene encoding granulin-2-like isoform X2, translating to MKTAFLVLFSLVVLAGDAYAVYCGNGWFCPDGFTCCLRPNGSFGCCPYRNAVCCCSGKTCCPSLHSCSADSNRCNRCPSFAGAVGGDAPTATSLVEAGKS from the exons ATGAAGACCGCATTCCTGGTTCTGTTCTCTCTTGTCGTCCTAGCGGGAGACGCTTATG CTGTTTACTGTGGAAATGGATGGTTCTGCCCTGACGGGTTTACTTGTTGCTTGCGTCCAAATGGCAGTTTCGGTTGTTGCCCATATCGCAATGCCGTCTGTTGCTGTAGTGGCAAAACATGTTGTCCTTCTCTGCATTCGTGTTCAGCAGATTCTAACAGATGTAATCGATGTCCATCCTTTGCTGGTGCAGTTGGGGGTGATGCGCCGACAGCGACATCTCTCGTCGAAGCTGGAAAATCTTGA
- the LOC143241953 gene encoding uncharacterized protein LOC143241953 isoform X1 — translation MKTAFLVLFSLVVLAGNAYAVVYCGNGVTCPDGYTCCLRPNGSFGCCPYRNGVCCCSGKTCCQSLQYCSADSIRCHQCSSFAGAVGGDAPTATSLVEAGKS, via the exons ATGAAGACCGCATTCCTGGTTCTGTTCTCTCTTGTCGTCCTAGCGGGAAACGCTTATG CTGTTGTTTACTGTGGAAATGGAGTGACCTGCCCTGACGGGTACACTTGTTGCTTGCGTCCTAATGGCAGTTTCGGTTGTTGCCCATATCGTAATGGCGTCTGTTGCTGTAGTGGCAAAACATGTTGCCAGTCTCTACAATATTGTTCAGCAGATTCTATCAGATGTCATCAATGTTCATCCTTTGCTGGTGCAGTTGGGGGTGATGCGCCGACAGCGACATCTCTCGTCGAAGCTGGAAAATCTTGA